ACACACCTCAAAGTATCTATTGGagttatataaaattaaattataatatgatgcttatatattaaaattaaaaaattaaaattataaaaaaagataaaatttattaacttacATAAATTggataatttaaataattgataatatattttttgaatttcgtataattacatattattttttttaaaaaagtataagaagttaatagaatatttatataatgtgtataataaaagtttaaaaagtattaaaaatataattattagtgttatctttttcaatcagcTAAAATTTTggaaataaataatattataacgTAGTATTAGAATTCTAAATTCAAAAGTTCGATACTTGATAAACTTAAAATAAGTTCTATAAAAATTGGTTGGCATCTCCCACGTAACACGCCCCCGCGTGTTTACAGAGTGCTTCCACGTCTGCGACGAATCTCTAATGAGACTGTTGCCGCAGCTGCTAATTTCTTACGAATTGTTACACATtagttttttatatttgaatttgacTAATGACACCTTTTAAATCTATAATCATGctaatttaaattagtgtaTTTATTAATAATGAGTTACAAAAATAAACAAGTGACATTATAACaatcatataaatatatagttgtcattttttatttgattaggaattatattttgtattttatatgttatttattctatttaaaattataattcatATAATTAACGATTTTATTTCAACATGACACATGTTACGATTCCAGGATCGAATTGATATCTGTCTTACCCATGTGATtctatcttaaaaaaaaaggagttacacttatttttatcttaaattaagTCAAGGCAATAAGGCATATTTTTCGATTGATGAATAAGATAGAATTTGCGTCTAATCTTAATCAAAACATGACAGCTCACCAAATCTTTACATTGTTgaagttcaaaaaaaaaaaaaaaattaaagattgcTTTTCTGATTTCCACGTCTTAATTTtctttacaaaaatataaaatttgttaCTCTCCCGGTCTCACCAAATCAGAATTTGTCGTCTTGCTCCAAAAGCTGGTTCTCTACTATGTATACTTATCCAATCCAGTCACAGCCATACTATCTTCAAACACCTCCAATCCAATCACAACCGTAATGTCTTGAAACACCTCATCCCtcatacttttcctttttcaagTGATCACGCAACTTCACTACAGCTTCCTTTTCAGTTTTACcacaactaaaaaaaaaaaaaaaggagagagagagagtagcAACTGAAAAATGGAACAACTGAAGCCAAGTGCTGCAAACTCTTCACCTCTCACTCCACTAGGTTTCTTGGACAGAGCAGCAACTGTTTACGGAGACACACCTTCCGTTATCTATGACGGCGTTACCTTCACCTGGTCCGACACTCGCCGTCGCTGCCTCCAGCTGGCCTCTGCTCTCTCCTCCCTAGGAATCCGCCGCGGCGACGTGGTGTCCGTCGTCGCACCAAACATACCCGCCATGTACGAGCTCCACTTTGCAGTCCCCTTCGCCGGCGCTAtcctcaacaacatcaacacaCGCCTCGATGCCAGAACCATCTCCGTCATCCTCCGTCACGCGGAGTCCAAGCTCGTCTTTGTGGACACAGCCTCACGTGATGTTGTCCTCGAAGCTCTCTCTTTGTTCCCCGAAAATCCCCGTCGTCCGATCCTCATCTTTATAGCGGACGATGCGGTCGAACGACTAACTCCATCATCAACCGTTCATTTCAAAGACTCGTATGAAGGTTTAATCTCCAAGGGCGATCCGAATTTTAAATGGTTATATCCTAACAGCGAGTGGGACCCGATGATACTTAACTACACCTCCGGAACGACGTCGTCTCCTAAAGGCGTAGTTCACTGCCACAGAGGAACCTTTGTTATGACTGTTGATTCGTTGATAGATTGGGCGGTTCCGAAACAACCGGTTTATCTCTGGACTCTACCGATGTTCCACGCTAACGGATGGAGCTTCCCGTGGGGGATGGCCGCCGTTGGAGGAACGAATATCTGCGTCCGCAAATTCGACGCGCGGATCGTGTTCTCCCTCATCACGCGCCACCGCGTAACTCACATGTGTGGCGCGCCGGTGGTGTTGAACATGCTCACAAACGCTCCCGACAACAAGCCGTTGGAGAATCCCGTTCACATCCTTACCGCCGGAGCGCCACCTCCCTCGGCGGTGCTCCACCGCACGGAGTCTTTAGGATTCATAGTCAGCCACGGGTACGGCCTGACCGAGACTGGAGGACTGGTCGTGTCGTGCGCGTGGAAGAGGAAGTGGAACCATTTCCCGGCGGCGGAGAGGGCGAGGTTGAAGTCTCGTCAGGGAGTAAGAACATGCCTACTGACGGAAATGGACGTGGTGACCCCAGCGGGAGAAAGCGTGAAGCGTGATGGGGTAACGCTGGGTGAGGTAGTTATGCGCGGAAGCTGTGTGATGCTTGGATACCTTAAAGATCCcgaaggaacaagaaaatgttTCAAAAATGGTTATTTCTACACCGGCGATGTTGGTGTGATGCATGAAGACGGTTACTTGGAGATAAAGGATAGGTCAAAGGACGTTATAATCAGCGGCGGCGAGAACTTGAGCAGCGTGGAGGTGGAATCCGTGCTTTATATGCACCCAGCAGTGAACGAGGCGGCGGTGGTGGCGAGGCCGGACGAGTACTGGGGGGAAACGCCGTGCGCGTTCGTGAGCGTGAAGGAGGGGAAGGCGGTGACGGAGAAGGAGATAATTGAGCATTGCAGGAAGAACATGCCAAAGTATATGGTTCCCAAAACGGTTGCGTTTAGGGAGGAGCTTCCAAAGACTTCCACCGGAAAGATTCAGAAGTTTGTTCTGAGACAAATTGCTCAAGAAATGGGACCCATCAGACACAGCAAAATGTGAATAAGTTGCTTTGCGTTGATTCTTAGCATGGAATTTTTGTAACAAACATGGAAAGGTGAAATAGATGGGTTTactacaaatttaattttaatgtgaatttaatatttattctgTCTATCTATTtatcttattatataaaaattaaatttttgtactTAAAAGTAAAATTGGCATGCCATATTTTTaaggatattttttaatttatttattttaactcattaaatataatttattacaataatttaattatatcaattaaataatttgattagatatttaaatattatacaatttaatattatatatatcaattaactaaatataattgttatagTATAATTAGAATTAATCAAGTCCGTTAGCATTATTCAAcatatttgaatatttattataagatattacgtctttattatttcgATTCTATTATCACTTGAATCATTCTATTacttttttatattgtatcattctacACAACTTGAATACtcacaaatattttttctattgttCCTTCTCCTATTTCTAATATGGTATCAGAGAGCTATGGTATCTTTTTTGAGGATGATAAGTTGATTTTCTTCGAGTAAAATCACTGTATTTTCTTCAGTagcatttttttccttttcttttgttaatgctTTGATGTTTTTCTGACCTCACCGATTAACTCATCCACTACTTACTTATTCTCATGGAGAAACTATATATTTTTCGTCACCTTCCGATAGTTTGTCATCTCTTTGCACTTTGTCACTTTTCAACAGTTTTTCGGCAGTTCGCCATCTTTTCAGTAGTTTTTCGGCAGCTGGCCACTCTTGCGGCAGTTCCGTTTGCATTCTTTTCCGACAGTTCCATCTGCGTTCCCTTTCGGCAGTTTCGTCTACACTTCCTTCCGACGGTTTCATTTGCGTTTTCTTGTGGCAGTTCCGTCTGTTTTCTtgtggcagttccgtctgcgttTCTTTGTGGCAATTCCGTTTGCGCTTCCTTGTGGTAGTTCCGTTTGCGCTTCCTTCAAGCAGTTCTGTTTGCACCAATTCTATCAATTTatccatttttttatttagttgtttCAAATAAGTTTCAAACTCAAGTTGTCATTTGAGTTTggggaaggatgttagagtataATTAGGATAAATTAGATCAATTAGCATTATTTAATAACATATCTGAATATCTATTATAGGATATTACGTCTTTATATTTCGATTCTTTTAGCATCTATAAATTCtcttttatattgtatcattctacACAACTTGAATACACACAAATCTTTTCTCTACTGCTCTCTCTCTTACCCTTTCTAATAATAgtaaatacaatttaatttagttagaagttcactgttttatatatatatatatatatatatatatatatatatatatatatatataaacatgacagaataaaattgtaaaaataatctttttatcactttggatattttaactctttttttctctttacatGTAATTTTGTTTTGCATTAACTTTAttcatttaataataaaatatactcgtgttaattctatcatataatagtttgtttttctcttatgtattttgatttgtATAGTTACTATTGATCTTGCTGTTTTCATTTTCTtgaattgttttttatttttttatgacttgataatttaaataaaaaaacgaTGACTAAAGGCAGAGATTAGAAGCCTAAAGTAGCAACATCATTcctcatcattattattattaattcgaactttattatttttttctaacatTCTTTAATATGAGTGATGTGAGGGTTATCGTCGGTCTAGAATTTTTTTTCGATAAGAGAGAATTGCTTTGTTGctagtatagttctaaaccaataaaaataaccgagagtattagatCTCGGGTTGTCTCTAAAAAAATTTGCAGTGAGGTATGCGTGTTATCAGTTATGAGGTTCAAGGGGGTTTGCATGTTTTAAAgacaagaatttaaatgacaataaaaTAAAGCAAACAACTAAAGATAACAAGTATTAAAGAGGCATTCATGACAAGGATTGAGAATCAAGGTTTTCTATCCTAGTAATTAATCATAACACAA
The Arachis stenosperma cultivar V10309 chromosome 7, arast.V10309.gnm1.PFL2, whole genome shotgun sequence genome window above contains:
- the LOC130941040 gene encoding 2-methylpropanoate--CoA ligase CCL4-like, with translation MEQLKPSAANSSPLTPLGFLDRAATVYGDTPSVIYDGVTFTWSDTRRRCLQLASALSSLGIRRGDVVSVVAPNIPAMYELHFAVPFAGAILNNINTRLDARTISVILRHAESKLVFVDTASRDVVLEALSLFPENPRRPILIFIADDAVERLTPSSTVHFKDSYEGLISKGDPNFKWLYPNSEWDPMILNYTSGTTSSPKGVVHCHRGTFVMTVDSLIDWAVPKQPVYLWTLPMFHANGWSFPWGMAAVGGTNICVRKFDARIVFSLITRHRVTHMCGAPVVLNMLTNAPDNKPLENPVHILTAGAPPPSAVLHRTESLGFIVSHGYGLTETGGLVVSCAWKRKWNHFPAAERARLKSRQGVRTCLLTEMDVVTPAGESVKRDGVTLGEVVMRGSCVMLGYLKDPEGTRKCFKNGYFYTGDVGVMHEDGYLEIKDRSKDVIISGGENLSSVEVESVLYMHPAVNEAAVVARPDEYWGETPCAFVSVKEGKAVTEKEIIEHCRKNMPKYMVPKTVAFREELPKTSTGKIQKFVLRQIAQEMGPIRHSKM